A genomic region of Phoenix dactylifera cultivar Barhee BC4 unplaced genomic scaffold, palm_55x_up_171113_PBpolish2nd_filt_p 000100F, whole genome shotgun sequence contains the following coding sequences:
- the LOC103696303 gene encoding protein translation factor SUI1 homolog 2-like isoform X2: MSGLDVQLPAAFANAEDSGAGAKEYVHVRIQQWNGRKSLTTVQGLKKEFSYNKILKDLKKEFCCNGTVVLDPELGQVIQLQGDQRKNVATFLVQVQQLATKVSWLELICVGEIRKKKEPLVHELVAYSTNMEIVLKKLAFTFSLSC, translated from the exons ATGTCTGGTCTCGACGTCCAGCTCCCCGCTGCATTTG CAAATGCTGAGGACTCTGGTGCTGGTGCAAAGGAGTATGTCCATGTGCGCATACAGCAGTGGAATGGCAGGAAGAGTCTGACCACTGTGCAGGGATTGAAAAAAGAGTTCAGCTATAACAAGATTTTGAAGGATCTCAAGAAGGAGTTCTGCTGCAATGGTACTGTTGTCCTGGACCCTGAGCTGGGCCAG gttattcaaCTTCAAGGTGATCAGCGGAAGAATGTTGCTACTTTTCTTGTTCAGGTACAACAACTTGCTACTAAGGTTTCTTGGTTAGAGTTGATCTGTGTTGGTgagattagaaaaaaaaaggagccccTTGTGCATGAACTTGTAGCCTATAGTACCAATATGGAGATTGTACTTAAAAAGTTGGCCTTTACTTTTTCCTTATCATGTTGA
- the LOC103696302 gene encoding APO protein 4, mitochondrial isoform X2, translated as MAFRLKVQHSIWVDLSCSPMHSRYYSSKVDWKKLRPMILKRIQNRAKDYPVKSMIPVANEVLKARELLTKGVSALLQVIAIKSCKYCPEVYIGDTGHQINSCYGYKRIIKDRPHRWVDGHLNDILAPVEAFHLQNMFQSIIKHDQRFDFDRVPAVVELCYQAGADVSDDALYNHIPVSNSSKGDDGVTFSGSSEELSLVAQRTLDAWERLRIGVQKLLLVYPAKVCEHCSEVHVGPSGHKARLCGVFKFESWRGSHMWKKAEVDDLMPPTMVWHRRPHDPPVLVDGGRGFYGHAPAVVELCMQAGARVPSKYFCMMKVHGLTAN; from the exons ATGGCTTTCAGGCTGAAAGTTCAGCATAGCATCTGGGTAGATTTAAGCTGTTCTCCCATGCATTCGAGATATTACAGTTCTAAAGTAGATTGGAAAAAACTTCGGCCTATGATTCTCAAGAGAATTCAAAACAGGGCTAAAGATTATCCTGTGAAAAGCATGATTCCTGTGGCAAATGAAGTCCTTAAGGCCAGAGAACTTTTAACAAAAGGTGTTTCTGCTCTCCTCCAAGTAATTGCGATCAAGTCATGCAA GTATTGTCCTGAAGTGTATATTGGTGACACGGGGCATCAAATCAATTCTTGCTATGGCTACAAGCGCATTATCAAAGACCGTCCACACCGTTGGGTTGATGGCCACTTAAATGACATCCTTGCCCCGGTGGAGGCCTTCCACCTCCAAAACATGTTCCAGAGCATCATAAAGCATGACCagagatttgattttgatcgTGTCCCTGCTGTTGTTGAGCTATGCTATCAAGCAGGTGCCGATGTGTCTGACGATGCTCTGTATAACCATATCCCAGTATCAAATTCTAGCAAAGGTGATGACGGTGTGACATTCTCTGGATCATCAGAAGAGCTGAGTTTGGTAGCTCAGAGAACTTTGGACGCCTGGGAAAGGCTCAGAATTGGAGTGCAGAAGCTGTTGCTGGTATACCCAGCAAAAGTCTGCGAGCACTGTTCGGAAGTTCATGTTGGGCCGTCAGGGCACAAGGCTAGGCTTTGTGGTGTTTTTAAATTTGAGAGCTGGAGGGGGTCCCATATGTGGAAGAAGGCAGAGGTAGATGACCTCATGCCTCCAACTATGGTGTGGCACCGGCGGCCTCATGATCCACCTGTTCTTGTGGACGGTGGGCGTGGTTTTTATGGGCATGCACCAGCTGTTGTGGAGCTTTGCATGCAGGCAGGTGCAAGAGTGCCATCTAAATACTTTTGTATGATGAAGGTGCATGGACTAACAGCCAATTGA
- the LOC103696302 gene encoding APO protein 4, mitochondrial isoform X1, which translates to MNGSAFLWVKGLMAFRLKVQHSIWVDLSCSPMHSRYYSSKVDWKKLRPMILKRIQNRAKDYPVKSMIPVANEVLKARELLTKGVSALLQVIAIKSCKYCPEVYIGDTGHQINSCYGYKRIIKDRPHRWVDGHLNDILAPVEAFHLQNMFQSIIKHDQRFDFDRVPAVVELCYQAGADVSDDALYNHIPVSNSSKGDDGVTFSGSSEELSLVAQRTLDAWERLRIGVQKLLLVYPAKVCEHCSEVHVGPSGHKARLCGVFKFESWRGSHMWKKAEVDDLMPPTMVWHRRPHDPPVLVDGGRGFYGHAPAVVELCMQAGARVPSKYFCMMKVHGLTAN; encoded by the exons GTCTCATGGCTTTCAGGCTGAAAGTTCAGCATAGCATCTGGGTAGATTTAAGCTGTTCTCCCATGCATTCGAGATATTACAGTTCTAAAGTAGATTGGAAAAAACTTCGGCCTATGATTCTCAAGAGAATTCAAAACAGGGCTAAAGATTATCCTGTGAAAAGCATGATTCCTGTGGCAAATGAAGTCCTTAAGGCCAGAGAACTTTTAACAAAAGGTGTTTCTGCTCTCCTCCAAGTAATTGCGATCAAGTCATGCAA GTATTGTCCTGAAGTGTATATTGGTGACACGGGGCATCAAATCAATTCTTGCTATGGCTACAAGCGCATTATCAAAGACCGTCCACACCGTTGGGTTGATGGCCACTTAAATGACATCCTTGCCCCGGTGGAGGCCTTCCACCTCCAAAACATGTTCCAGAGCATCATAAAGCATGACCagagatttgattttgatcgTGTCCCTGCTGTTGTTGAGCTATGCTATCAAGCAGGTGCCGATGTGTCTGACGATGCTCTGTATAACCATATCCCAGTATCAAATTCTAGCAAAGGTGATGACGGTGTGACATTCTCTGGATCATCAGAAGAGCTGAGTTTGGTAGCTCAGAGAACTTTGGACGCCTGGGAAAGGCTCAGAATTGGAGTGCAGAAGCTGTTGCTGGTATACCCAGCAAAAGTCTGCGAGCACTGTTCGGAAGTTCATGTTGGGCCGTCAGGGCACAAGGCTAGGCTTTGTGGTGTTTTTAAATTTGAGAGCTGGAGGGGGTCCCATATGTGGAAGAAGGCAGAGGTAGATGACCTCATGCCTCCAACTATGGTGTGGCACCGGCGGCCTCATGATCCACCTGTTCTTGTGGACGGTGGGCGTGGTTTTTATGGGCATGCACCAGCTGTTGTGGAGCTTTGCATGCAGGCAGGTGCAAGAGTGCCATCTAAATACTTTTGTATGATGAAGGTGCATGGACTAACAGCCAATTGA
- the LOC103696303 gene encoding protein translation factor SUI1 homolog 2-like isoform X1: MSGLDVQLPAAFDPFAEANAEDSGAGAKEYVHVRIQQWNGRKSLTTVQGLKKEFSYNKILKDLKKEFCCNGTVVLDPELGQVIQLQGDQRKNVATFLVQVQQLATKVSWLELICVGEIRKKKEPLVHELVAYSTNMEIVLKKLAFTFSLSC, translated from the exons ATGTCTGGTCTCGACGTCCAGCTCCCCGCTGCATTTG ATCCATTTGCTGAAGCAAATGCTGAGGACTCTGGTGCTGGTGCAAAGGAGTATGTCCATGTGCGCATACAGCAGTGGAATGGCAGGAAGAGTCTGACCACTGTGCAGGGATTGAAAAAAGAGTTCAGCTATAACAAGATTTTGAAGGATCTCAAGAAGGAGTTCTGCTGCAATGGTACTGTTGTCCTGGACCCTGAGCTGGGCCAG gttattcaaCTTCAAGGTGATCAGCGGAAGAATGTTGCTACTTTTCTTGTTCAGGTACAACAACTTGCTACTAAGGTTTCTTGGTTAGAGTTGATCTGTGTTGGTgagattagaaaaaaaaaggagccccTTGTGCATGAACTTGTAGCCTATAGTACCAATATGGAGATTGTACTTAAAAAGTTGGCCTTTACTTTTTCCTTATCATGTTGA
- the LOC120104778 gene encoding uncharacterized protein LOC120104778 has product MVQQQAAARADMMRMVEVQQQFLQQQLQQQQAIYQQQQQQQQQFQGTAAQPEHRVRLLDFQRYAPPAFKGTADPMEVESWLKQIEKVFQALRCPDEEKVLFATFMLQGEAADWWEMEKGKLGSDDAPFIWEEFKKVFHEKYFPQGIRFQKYRKFDRLEQGDMTVAQYAAKFEEMSRYAPILISEDSDRATKFENGLRGWIQQQVAAFELSSYKDTVNKALVIEKGLDNAQAAREKNMKKRFRPTDSPSQNSRPLKSKDQRPNQVVTRDRGQARGAIRCYRCGGPHLKRDCT; this is encoded by the coding sequence ATGGTGCAACAGCAAGCTGCTGCCAGAGCAGACATGATGAGGATGGTAGAGGTACAGCAACAGTTCTTGCAGCAACAGTTGCAGCAACAGCAAGCAATATAtcaacaacagcagcagcaacagcagcagtTCCAAGGCACTGCAGCTCAGCCGGAGCATCGAGTCAGACTGTTGGATTTTCAGAGATATGCACCCCCAGCATTTAAAGGTACGGCTGACCCGATGGAGGTTGAGAGCTGGCTGAAACAGATAGAGAAAGTCTTTCAAGCTCTGAGGTGCCCTGATGAGGAGAAAGTCCTTTTTGCCACCTTTATGTTACAGGGTGAGGCAGCTGACTGGTGGGAGATGGAGAAAGGGAAGCTTGGTTCGGATGATGCCCCCTTCATTTGGGAGGAATTTAAAAAGGTTTTTCATGAGAAGTATTTTCCCCAAGGTATCCGATTCCAGAAATATAGGAAGTTTGACCGACTGGAGCAGGGTGATATGACAGTTGCCCAGTATGCAGCAAAGTTTGAAGAGATGTCCCGATATGCTCCGATCTTGATATCAGAGGATAGTGATCGAGCAACGAAATTTGAAAATGGACTCAGGGGATGGATTCAACAACAAGTCGCTGCTTTTGAACTGTCTAGTTATAAAGATACAGTTAACAAAGCCCTAGTGATAGAAAAAGGGCTTGACAATGCCCAAGCTGCCAGAGAAAAGAATATGAAGAAAAGGTTTCGACCCACTGATTCTCCGAGCCAAAATAGTAGACCCCTCAAGTCGAAGGATCAGAGACCGAATCAAGTCGTCACCAGAGACAGAGGTCAAGCCCGAGGTGCTATTAGATGCTACAGATGTGGGGGACCTCATCTCAAGCGAGATTGCACTTGA